In Magnetococcales bacterium, the following proteins share a genomic window:
- a CDS encoding response regulator transcription factor produces MNHTPKSGRIRILLADDHSIFRAGLKKILADQTDLCVTGEVDDGDQVLPTIKQGEWDLLLLDISMPGKSALEIVTLCKKIRPDLPILILTMHRDQLMATRFIKAGARGYLTKDCGLDQLLLGMRKVAAGRRHMDPELADLIFEHMDGRIESPPHALLSDREYTVLCHIASGLTVTRIAEKLSLSVSAISSYRLRLLNKLGFENNAQLTRYALENNLLK; encoded by the coding sequence ATGAACCACACACCAAAAAGTGGCCGGATACGCATCCTGCTGGCAGACGACCACTCCATCTTTCGGGCCGGTCTCAAAAAAATTCTTGCCGATCAAACCGATCTCTGTGTCACTGGCGAAGTGGATGACGGTGACCAGGTTTTGCCGACCATCAAACAGGGAGAATGGGACCTGCTGCTGCTGGATATCTCCATGCCCGGCAAAAGTGCCCTGGAAATTGTCACGCTGTGCAAAAAAATCAGGCCGGACCTGCCCATTCTGATTCTGACCATGCACCGGGACCAATTGATGGCAACCCGTTTCATCAAGGCCGGTGCCAGGGGCTATCTCACCAAGGATTGTGGCCTGGATCAGTTGCTGCTGGGCATGCGCAAGGTGGCTGCGGGCCGTCGGCACATGGATCCGGAACTGGCCGATCTCATTTTCGAGCATATGGATGGCCGCATCGAATCCCCACCGCATGCCCTCCTCTCCGACCGGGAATACACGGTTCTCTGCCACATTGCCTCGGGCCTGACTGTCACCCGGATTGCTGAAAAACTCTCCCTGAGCGTTTCCGCCATCAGTTCCTATCGCCTGCGCCTGCTCAACAAGCTCGGTTTCGAAAACAATGCCCAACTGACCCGCTATGCCCTGGAAAACAATCTTTTAAAATAA